In the Trinickia acidisoli genome, GTGCATCGGCCGCGCGATAAGGCAGCATGCCGGTGTCATACGCGCCCTCGGCACGCGTGCCGGTCAGCACGAGCGGCACGCCGCGCAGGCGCTCGGCCAGAACGGCCGCCGCGTCATCGTTGTCGCCGCATGTGAGCACATCGACGCGAGGCGCGCCGAGTGCGAGGTAATCGGTCAGCGCGAGGTTCGATCCATCGCCCGCGTGCAGCACTTCGAGTTGCGCACCATGCGCTTGCGCGAGCGTACGGGCGATCTCGAGCGCCACGGCATCGTTGCGGCTATAACAAGAAGCGCCGTTCACGCGATGGTGCGCCACCGAGACGAGTACCGCGATTCGATCCAGCTTCCCAAGTGCTTTCATGCGGTGACATCCTCACGAACGTTGGCGCCGGTCGCCGCCGCGACGGGCGCGTGATGCGCTTGCTTTGCCTCGTTGACCACGCTCGTCAACGCAGCCATCGCCGGCTGCGCATCGGCGATCACGGTCAGATTCGCACGCTTGGCGATCGGCGCGCTCGCGTCGAGATTGACGGCGATCACGTGTCGGCAATCCTTGATGCCCTGCAAGTGCTGAACGGCCCCTGAAATGCCGAAAGCGATGTAGACGCTGGCGTTCACGGTCTTGCCCGTTGCGCCGACCTGCTTGTCGCGCGTGAAATGGCCGTTGTCGACCGCGACACGGCTGGCCCCGACGGCGGCGCCGAGCACGCGCGCCAGCGCTTCGAACGCAGCGATGTCGGTCACGCCGTTGCCTGCGGAGATGATGAAGTCGGCCTCTTCGAGGGCCACTTGCGCCGCATCGAGTTGGGTTGTCCCACCGTCTCGGTATCGTGCAGGCGCGGCCGATGCAGCCGCTTCTTGACTCGTTTGCGGCAAGGCGATGCGCTCGCCCGCGCCGATGAACGGCAGCTTGGACGATACGGTCTCCGGATCGAGCAGGATCACGTCGGGCCATGCTCGCGAGGCAAGCGATCGCCCCGCGCCCGCATAGCATGCGACGTGCGCCGCATCGATCTCGACGACGTGCGTCGCAATACTCGCGTTGGCCTGCGCGGCATAGCGGCGCCCCACGTCGCCGTCTCCTGTCGCGTTATCGGGCAGCAAGACATGCGCAGGCGAAAACGCCGCCACGCATTCGCGCAATGCGGCCAGTGCCTGATCCGGCGCGAACACCGGCCGCGCGAGCGACGGCAATTCGACGACCTTGTCCGCGCCGAGCGCCGCGGCATCGTCGGTCAACTCGCCGAAGACGAGCAAGACGACTTCGGTTTTCGCATCGGCGACGATGGCGGCGGCGGCCACCGCCTGCCGCGCGTGTTCGTCGAGCGCGCCGCGATCGCTATGTGTCGCGACGAGCAGCGTACGGGTGCCGGCTTCGTAAGCGCGACGCGGCTTCGGTGCATCGGCGTGCGCGCTGCGCAGCGCCGCATGCGACGTCTGCGCTGCTCCATCGGCGACACGTTCATCGCCCAGCGTAATGCGCCTGAGCCCCGATGCGGCAATGATGAACGGCCGGCGCGGATCGATTCGTTTGACGGTTTTCATGACACCTCACTCCAGCGCGGCTGCAACGAGCTCGGCAACGTCGAGCACTTCGGGCCTGGGGCCCACCACGCCTTCGAGCATCGCCGTGCAGTTCGGGCAACCCACCGCCACGATGTCCGCTCCGACCGAGCGTGCATCGGCGATGCGGATGTCGGGAATCCGAGCTTTGCCGGGAATATCGGTCAACGGCGCGCCGCCGCCACCGCCGCAGCAGCGTCCGCGCATGCCGTGGCGCTCCATCTCGACGATCTCGATGCCGATCGATTTGAGCGCGCGGCGCGGCGCTTCGGTCTCGCCGTTGTAGCGGCCGAGGTAACAGGGATCGTGATAGGTGATGCGCTTATCGGCCAATGCGGCCGACGCCTTCGGCAAGAGCCGGCCGGCCTGCATGAGTTCCGCCACGAAGCTCGTATGATGCTGCACCTCGTAGCGTGCGCCGAATGCGCGGTATTCGTTGCGCAGGCTATGCATGACATGCGGGTCCGCCGTGACGATCCGCTTGAAGCTCAATGCACCGAGCGTCGCGATCATGCGCTCGGCCATGCGCCGGAACGTTGCTTCGTCACCGAGACGGCGGGCCACGTCGCCCGTGTCGGCTTCCGTACCGCCCAGCACGGCGAAGTCGACACCGGCCTTGTTCAATACCTTGACGAGCGCGCGCAGCGTACGTTGATAACGCATGTCGAACGCGCCTTCGCCCGCGATCAGCAGCACGTCCACCGCCAAGCCAGGCTGTGCGACGCGCGCATTCAGATCGACGGCCCAGTCGTAGCGCGCGGCGATGTCGTATCCGCCCGCGCTGCCCGTCTCGCGCAGATTCGCGAGGACTTCAGGCGCTTTCCCGGGGATATCGCCCTCCGTCAACGTGCGATGGCGCCGCATATCGACGATCGCATCGACGTGCTCGATCAGCATCGGACACTCTTGGACACAGGCGCGGCACGTCGTGCACGACCAGATCGTGTCGGACTCGATCAAGCCCGACACGATCGGGCCGTTCGGCCCCCCGCCGTGCCGCCCAAGCACGATGCCCGGCGTCGGACTACCCGCATAAGCGCCATCGGTGCCGCCGACCATGCCGACGACGAGGTCTTGAATCAGCTTCTTCGGATTGAGCGGCTGCCCTGCCGCGAACGCCGGACAAGCCGCTTCGCATTTGCCGCATTGCACGCAAGCATCGAAGCTCAGCAGTTGATTCCAGCGAAACTCGGCGGGCTTGCCGACGCCATAGTCGTTCGCTTCGAGCGCGGACGGTTTGAGCGCCGTGGGCGGTTGCGTGTCCCGGTCGCCGGCGCCGAAACGCTCTTGTCGCGGATGGAACGCGAGGTGAAGCAGCCCCGCCACCGCATGTTTCATCGGGCCGCCACGCGCGGCGCCGATCGTCATCGCGCCGGCGCCAATCGCGATCAACGCCGCGAACACGAGCGCGAGTACCTGCGACGTAGCCGCGGCCGGCACGCCGCACAACAGCACCAAACCCAGCGCGAACGATCCGAGCAGCCAAGGCAACCTATTCCACGGCCCACGCGAAAGCCGCGCGGGCATCGCCTTCTCATCGCGTCGGCGGCGCCACACGAAGACGGCACCGATCAACATGACGAGTGCCGCTGCGACGATCAACCGGTCGATCCACGGCGAGTAGATCGCCAAGCCGTAATTGACGAAGACGAGCGCGAGTGCCGCGATCGCTCCGCCTGCCGTAGCCACGTGCGTCCGTGCGATGTAGGGATCGCGAGCCACGACATGGTGCAAATCAACGAAATAACGCTTAGGAATCCTGAATAGATTCGTCCACTCGACGGCCGCGGGGGCAGCCGCGCGGCCAACGCGCCAATACGCCGCCCGCCGCGCCAGCGCGAACGCAAGGCCTGCGACCGAGAGCCACAGCAGAACCGTGATCAGAAACGCCGGGCTCATGATTAGAAGTCCTTGCAAAGCCGCAGCGCGTCATAGATCGCACCGTGGATGTTGTGCATGGAGATGCAATCGCCGACGCGAAACAGCAGGAAGCGTCCATTGCCCAGCGTTTCCGACAGCGAGGGCTGCGGCTCGGCGGCAAACAGTTTCTGCACGTCGGTCTGCCCTCGATTCACCGATTCCGGCTTCAGCTTCCAGTAGAGCGAATCGTTAGGAGTACTACCGTTTTCGATCACGACTTGATCGACGGCGCGTTCTTCCTGCTCCTCCGTATACTCGTTGCGTAGCACGGCGATCTGTTTGCCGTCTTCCTCATACACACGGTCGAGCCAGTAGTTGGGCGTATGAACGACGCCCTGTGCATAGAGGCGACGATAGAAGATCGGGAACGTCGTGCCCCCGCAATCGTCGGCGATCTTGACGTCGGGCGTCACGATCTCGACGCGCGAGCCGCGGCTCGCGATGAAATCGGCAACGCCCGCGCCCGCGTGCGTGCTGACCCCGTCGTAGACGAGCACGTTTTGCTTCGGCTCGACGCGGCCCGACAGAATGTCCCACGAACTGACTGCGAGCCCTTGCGAAACACCCCAGCCCGCGACCTGGTCGGAGAATGCGCGCCCGCCCGTGGCGAGCACGATGATGTCCGGCTTCTCCGCCATGATCGTCGTCACGTCAGCCTCGACGCCCAGACGCCGATCGACACCGAGACGTTTCGTTTCCATGTCGAACCAGCGCACGATGCCGGCCATCTGCTCGCGCTGCGGTGCCTTCGAAGCGAGTACGATCTGGCCGCCAACCTCACTGTGTTTCTCGAACAACACCACATCGTGGCCGCGTGAACGCGCCACGCGCGCCGCTTCCAAACCGGCGGGCCCGGCGCCAACCACAACGACCTTGCGCTTGGGCCCACGCGACTTTTCAATGACGTGCGGCATCGTCGCTTCGCGCGACGTCGCCGCGTTTTGCACGCACAGCACATCGAGGCCGTTGTACTGGCGGTCGATGCAATAATTCGCGCCCACACACTGCTTGATTTCGTCTTCCCGACCGTCGCGGATCTTGATGACCATGTGCGGATCGGCGATTTGCGCCCGCGTCATACCAACGAGATCGATCATCCCCGAAGCGAGCAGGCGTTCGGCCTGGCCCGCATCGCGAATGCTCTGCGCGTGCATGACGGGAAGCTTGACGACGGATTTGATGCCGGCGGCCAGATGAACGAACGGCTCGGGCGGCAATGCCATCGGCGGCATGCAATTCGCCAATGTGTTGTGCGTATCGGCGCCCGAGCCGATTACGCCGAGGTAGTCGATGAGGCCCGTCTCCGACATCGCATGCGCAATCTCCTTGAGTTGCTCGTGATCGAGGCCGTCCTCATGGAATTCATCGCCGCACATGCGAAGGCCGACGACGAAATCGGGCCCTACCGCCTCGCGCACCGCCGTCAGCACTTCGACGCCGAAACGCAGGCGATTGGCGAGGCTGCCGCCCCATTCGTCGGTACGAAAATTCGTGCGCGGGCTCCAGAACTGATCGATCAAGTGCTGATGAGCGGCCGAGATTTCAATGCCGTCCATGCCCGCCTGCCGCACGCGCCTGGCCGCAGCCGCGAAATCGCCGATGATGCGGCGGATTTCCTCGACCTCGATCGTCTTTGCGTTGCCGCGGTGCACGGGCTCGCGCACGCCCGACGGCGTCATCAAATGCGGCCAATGCTCGCCGTGAAACGCCGAGCGGCGACCCATGTGCGTCGCCTGAATCATGATCTTCGCGCCATGCCGATGCATCGCTTCGGTGAGCCGATTGAGCGGATCGATGACGCGATCGGTCGACAGGTTCACCGACTTCCACCACCCTTGCGGGCTGTCGATCGACACGGGGCTCGAGCCGCCGCACACCGCCAAGCCCACGCCGCCCTTCGCCTTCTCCTCGTAGTACCGGATATACCGATCCCCGGGCAATCCGCCCGGCTCCGCATAGACTTCCGCGTGCGCCGTGCTGACGATGCGGTTGCGCAGCGTCAGCTTATTCAGCGTCATCGGTTTGAACAGATGGGGGTAGCGCATGTCGATCGACCTCGAACGTATTCTTTGACGAGCCTTGTTGCTTTGCTTCCGTTGCTAGTTCGCAAGCGGTGACACTTCGAACACGCAGTACGCATGGCCTTCGCCCGCGCATTGCGTCTCTTTCGATTGCGAGCGGGGGCCCGGCTTTCCACCGGTATTCGTATCGTTGACCCAATCCATCGCACCGGCGAACCAGCCGGCGAACATGTAGCAAAGCTTGCCTTC is a window encoding:
- a CDS encoding electron transfer flavoprotein subunit alpha/FixB family protein, with translation MKTVKRIDPRRPFIIAASGLRRITLGDERVADGAAQTSHAALRSAHADAPKPRRAYEAGTRTLLVATHSDRGALDEHARQAVAAAAIVADAKTEVVLLVFGELTDDAAALGADKVVELPSLARPVFAPDQALAALRECVAAFSPAHVLLPDNATGDGDVGRRYAAQANASIATHVVEIDAAHVACYAGAGRSLASRAWPDVILLDPETVSSKLPFIGAGERIALPQTSQEAAASAAPARYRDGGTTQLDAAQVALEEADFIISAGNGVTDIAAFEALARVLGAAVGASRVAVDNGHFTRDKQVGATGKTVNASVYIAFGISGAVQHLQGIKDCRHVIAVNLDASAPIAKRANLTVIADAQPAMAALTSVVNEAKQAHHAPVAAATGANVREDVTA
- a CDS encoding (Fe-S)-binding protein; amino-acid sequence: MSPAFLITVLLWLSVAGLAFALARRAAYWRVGRAAAPAAVEWTNLFRIPKRYFVDLHHVVARDPYIARTHVATAGGAIAALALVFVNYGLAIYSPWIDRLIVAAALVMLIGAVFVWRRRRDEKAMPARLSRGPWNRLPWLLGSFALGLVLLCGVPAAATSQVLALVFAALIAIGAGAMTIGAARGGPMKHAVAGLLHLAFHPRQERFGAGDRDTQPPTALKPSALEANDYGVGKPAEFRWNQLLSFDACVQCGKCEAACPAFAAGQPLNPKKLIQDLVVGMVGGTDGAYAGSPTPGIVLGRHGGGPNGPIVSGLIESDTIWSCTTCRACVQECPMLIEHVDAIVDMRRHRTLTEGDIPGKAPEVLANLRETGSAGGYDIAARYDWAVDLNARVAQPGLAVDVLLIAGEGAFDMRYQRTLRALVKVLNKAGVDFAVLGGTEADTGDVARRLGDEATFRRMAERMIATLGALSFKRIVTADPHVMHSLRNEYRAFGARYEVQHHTSFVAELMQAGRLLPKASAALADKRITYHDPCYLGRYNGETEAPRRALKSIGIEIVEMERHGMRGRCCGGGGGAPLTDIPGKARIPDIRIADARSVGADIVAVGCPNCTAMLEGVVGPRPEVLDVAELVAAALE
- a CDS encoding NADH:flavin oxidoreductase; this translates as MRYPHLFKPMTLNKLTLRNRIVSTAHAEVYAEPGGLPGDRYIRYYEEKAKGGVGLAVCGGSSPVSIDSPQGWWKSVNLSTDRVIDPLNRLTEAMHRHGAKIMIQATHMGRRSAFHGEHWPHLMTPSGVREPVHRGNAKTIEVEEIRRIIGDFAAAARRVRQAGMDGIEISAAHQHLIDQFWSPRTNFRTDEWGGSLANRLRFGVEVLTAVREAVGPDFVVGLRMCGDEFHEDGLDHEQLKEIAHAMSETGLIDYLGVIGSGADTHNTLANCMPPMALPPEPFVHLAAGIKSVVKLPVMHAQSIRDAGQAERLLASGMIDLVGMTRAQIADPHMVIKIRDGREDEIKQCVGANYCIDRQYNGLDVLCVQNAATSREATMPHVIEKSRGPKRKVVVVGAGPAGLEAARVARSRGHDVVLFEKHSEVGGQIVLASKAPQREQMAGIVRWFDMETKRLGVDRRLGVEADVTTIMAEKPDIIVLATGGRAFSDQVAGWGVSQGLAVSSWDILSGRVEPKQNVLVYDGVSTHAGAGVADFIASRGSRVEIVTPDVKIADDCGGTTFPIFYRRLYAQGVVHTPNYWLDRVYEEDGKQIAVLRNEYTEEQEERAVDQVVIENGSTPNDSLYWKLKPESVNRGQTDVQKLFAAEPQPSLSETLGNGRFLLFRVGDCISMHNIHGAIYDALRLCKDF